A single window of Anopheles moucheti chromosome 2, idAnoMoucSN_F20_07, whole genome shotgun sequence DNA harbors:
- the LOC128299887 gene encoding ras-related protein Rab-4B, producing MSESYDYLFKFLIIGRADSGKSCLLHHFIENKFKEDSSHTIGVEFGSRIVNVGGKSIKLQIWDTAGQERFRSVTRSYYRGAAGALLVYDTTSRDSFNVLWNWLNDARTLASQNICILLVGNKKDLEEDREVTFLEASNFAQENELIFLETSAKTGENVEEAFLKCSKTILAKIETGELDPERIGSGIQYGDAAARNAAGGTLASGQQPRSRLRPDCAGSGSCRSS from the exons ATGTCGGAGTCCTACG ATTATCTTTTTAAATTTCTCATCATTGGCCGTGCGGATAGTGGCAAATCCTGCCTGCTGCATCACTTCATCGAGAACAAAT TTAAGGAGGACAGTTCGCACACAATCGGCGTAGAGTTTGGTTCACGGATCGTGAACGTTGGTGGAAAGTCGATTAAGCTACAGATTTGGGACACAGCCGGACAGGAACGGTTCCGATCGGTCACGCGGTCTTACTATCGTGGTGCAGCGGGTGCTCTACTGGTCTACGACACAACCTCGCGCGACAGCTTTAACGTGCTGTGGAACTGGCTGAACGATGCTCGCACATTGGCTAGCCAAAACATCTGCATTTTGCTGGTGGGAAACAAAAAGGATCTGGAGGAAGACCGCGAGGTAACGTTCCTAGAAGCGAGCAACTTTGCCCAGGAGAATGAGCTTATCTTTCTGGAGACAAGCGCCAAGACAGGTGAAAACGTGGAGGAAGCATTCTTAAAATGCTCCAAAACCATCCTGGCCAAGATCGAAACGGGTGAACTGGATCCGGAACGGATCGGTAGCGGTATTCAGTATGGAGATGCCGCAGCACGTAATGCAGCAGGCGGAACGCTTGCGAGCGGACAGCAACCGAGGAGTCGCCTGAGGCCGGACTGCGCTGGTAGCGGCAGTTGCCGATCATCGTAG